Within Vicia villosa cultivar HV-30 ecotype Madison, WI linkage group LG1, Vvil1.0, whole genome shotgun sequence, the genomic segment TATTTCAGAGTTGTAGTgttcttgtgtgttctttcttgttttcttctataTCACTTATTGTATTGTCATTTCTTCTAACAatcatgagtatatatagctTCAGAATTTTTGACCGTTATCTTTCAACACTTGTATGCaacattaaatggtttgcgtgttgtctttgcttttgttttctccaaggatttgcatgtggatagcttcttcaatcaaccttgggaatttcGCTTTTAGAGTGTTGCAGCCGtttttgctaatgattatgtctttaacTGTTTTATTTTGAATCAATCTTCGTGATCTTCTGTTTCGGCTTGTGTTTCAACTTCTGTTGTAAGAGTATTCTTTTGTGATCTTCTGTTGTAAGCGTATTCCTTTGTGATCTTCAATTGTAAGCGTATTCATAACGGTTTTggtgcagtatcagaagttgcCTTGACTCCTTGAGTGTCTCTTCCATTTATCCAGCTTTATACTTATTCCAAGTTCTTATTGTgctggtacatcttctgaaatcaACAATATAGAATTAGAGCACCATGtttgcttatacaaaatttatttgtttgttatcatcaaaacactgaAATGTGATTGGAactaaactatgttctaacatgcttcatatatgtttgcattaaTTCATAATCATCTGTTCTtggctgtatccatgatgatgtgttggatcagtgaagggcataattcccattgtgtggaatttgtgctggtagggccgtatcttgacgatgttggatctgtcggtgggttattcctatagatgatgtttggtaccacatgcatagtatcagttcattcatatgcatgatttttataacatgattgaatatttttcagtgttatgaattgatgatgcgttgattgTGTGTTGTTGAGTTGTCTTAATATAATACAATtaggtgaataatataactatgatgtgttattatttatgatataataatatttattaactctgatatatttatttaattgccgcggggtttagaagggtgttacagaatgCACTTTTGACATGGAGTTAATAAACTTTCCATCCTCGACTAGCGATAATGGACAACGTTAGTTGAATTGTATCCCATATTGCCACGAGCACAAATACCTCAGTGTAATCGATTCTAGATTGTTGAACATACCCTTTTGCGATAAGCCGCGCTTTGCATTTGTCTACTTctcctttttcattcattttggtCTTAAATACCCACTTAACACCAATCTTTTTTGCTCCTGTTGGCAGATATGCTAATTCCCATGTTCTATTCTTCTCAATTGTTGCAATCTCATGGTCCATTGCATCCCTCCATACCTGAGTTTTTGCTGCTTCCTCAAAGGTGGTGGGATCATTTGAAACAAACATAGCAAGATGCTGCATCTCCTAGGTAAGCTTCTCCACTTCTTCGTTTTCCTCCTCAGACAATCCAGCTCCAGTCTCATAGTCTCTCATCCATACCGGattccttctttttctcttttcaggAAGATTGATGCTTTCATCTTCTGAATCTGTATTCTCTTtattctcttcattttcttcacacaTAGGATCAAGAGAGTTAGTTTCTCCTGTCTTCTTCCAATCCCACTTTTCCATTTCATCAAAAACTACATCTCGGCTAATGATGATCTTCTTTGTTTTTGGATCATACATTTGAAAAGCTTTCAACTCCTCACTAACTACCATGTACACACACTTGATGCTCTtctcatccagcttcttccttgtGACATCAGGAATATGAACATGTCCTATGCATCCAAACACCTTGAGGTGTACCACTGATGGTTTCTTTCCTCTCCATGTTTCTTCGGGTGTCATGTTTGGCAAGGATGAGGTTGGACATATATTCAAAACACGAGTAGCCAATTTTGCTGCTTCCGACCAGTACTCCTTTGGAACATCTCGCGCTGCAAGCATACATCGCACCATATTTATCAAGGTTCGGTTTCTTCTTTCCACAACCTCGTTGTGCTGCAGTGAGTAGGCATCAGTGAGCTGTCTTGCGATTCCATTGGTGCTAAAATACTCTGATGAAGTGAACTCCCCACCTCTGTCGATGCGTAAACAAATGATGTTGTATCCTGTTCTCTTCTCAACTGATAACTTGAACCTTTTGAATGTATCAAAAGCTTCAAACTTGGCAGGTAGAAAGTAGGACCACATTTTTCGGCTATAATAATCTATAAAAGTAATTATATACCTTTTATGACTGTGAGATTCAGGAGTAATTGCGCCACATATGTGTGAGTGAATTAGTTGTAGAGGTCTGGATGCTCTCTAAGTGCTTATTTTCGGAAAAGAATCACATTGCTACTTTCCTTTCATCCATATGGTGCACACCTTGGATTGATTCTTTAATATTGGCAGGCCTTGAACCATCTTTCGATAGGCAAGAGTCCACAGTCCTTTCATGTTAAGATGTCTGAACCTTTGATGCCATAAGTTTGTAACATTTTTCAGAGATTACATTGAAACACGCTTTATTTGATACATCATTAGAGACAATAGGAATAGACGCCAGAAGCACAAACATACAATTTGTGGATATCACAGTTCGTATGATCAGACCTCTAACATCATGATAAATGCTACAACAAACATTCTTAATTAATATGGATAGATTTCGTTCTTGAAGCTGACCAATGCTAAGGAGATTTAATTTAAGATCAGGAATGTAAAATACCTCTGTGATGACCATAACTCGTCCATCTATTTTCATTGAATTTTGCCTTTTCCCATGACAACCAATTTGGAGTCATTTCCAAGCTTAA encodes:
- the LOC131662555 gene encoding uncharacterized mitochondrial protein AtMg00820-like, giving the protein MQHLAMFVSNDPTTFEEAAKTQVWRDAMDHEIATIEKNRTWELAYLPTGAKKIGVKWVFKTKMNEKGEVDKCKARLIAKGYVQQSRIDYTEVFVLVAIWDTIQLTLSIIASRGWKVY